CCCTATCGAATCGCTCTTGGCGAGTCCGAAATCGAGCACCTTCACCATCCCCGCCGGATTGATCATGACGTTGCCTGGCTTGAGGTCGCGATGCACGATCCCGCGCTCGTGAGCGGCTTCGATTGCGCCTGCGATCTGAATTCCCACCGCCAGGGCCTCGCCCTGAGGCAGCGCACCGCGCGCCAGGCGCCCGGCAAGCGTCTCGCCTTCGACGAGCTCCAGGACGAGGTACGGCACGCCATCTGCCTCCTCGAGGCCAAAGATCGCCGCGATGTTGGGATGGTTCAGAGAAGCGAGGGTCTGGGCTTCGCGCCGAAAGCGAGCCAGCCGTTCCGGGTCGCCCGCAAACGCCGACGACAGCGCCTTGATCGCGACCTCCCGCCCGAGCCGCGCGTCGCGGGCGCGGTAGACCTCGCCCATGCCTCCGGCGCCGAGTCGGCCGACGATCTCGTAATGGGCCAGCTTGTAACCGTTCGCGAGGGACATTCGGCTCCGGGCCAGAATCGTTGAGATCAGGTTGTTGCGGAGAAAGATGGGAAGGCGATTGTAATGGAACCGGAGGCGACTTGCCATGGGTTGCCGGCAGGATCGCGGGGCGAGATCGACTCCACACTCCGGTACTGGTACGAAGGTAGCAATCTCCATCGGGTGGTTAGCGACCTAAGTAGACTGTGCCGCGCCTTGTCCCAGGGACGGCAATCCGTCATCATGCCCCTGGGGTAATTGCTTGCGGAACGAAGTGGCAACACCTCACGGGAAAGGGCGTTCATGCCAATGGTGATCGGCGTTCCGGCCGAAACGGCGGCCGACGAAAAGCGCGTTGCAACCGTCCCCGAAGTCGTCGAGAAGCTGATCAAGCTCGGCTTCGCGGTGGCGGTCGAGAGTGGGGCCGGGGCGGCCGCGAACTTCGACGACGACGCCTACCGCGCGGCGGGCGCCGAGGTGATCGACGGCGCGGCGGCGCTCTGGGCCAAGGCGGACATCGTCTTCAAGGTGCGCGCCCCATCGGTCGAGGAAGTCGGGCTGATGCGGGTGGGCGGCACGCTGGTCTCCTTCATCTGGCCGGCGCAGAACCCCGAGCTGATGAAGCGCCTGGCCGATAAGAAGGCGACGGTGCTCGCGATGGACAGCGTGCCGCGGATCTCGCGCGCGCAGAAGCTCGACGCCCTCTCCTCCATGGCCAACATCGCCGGCTACCGCGCCGTGATCGAGGCGGCGCACGCCTTCGGCCGGTTCTTCACCGGACAGATCACCGCGGCCGGCAAGGTGCCTCCCGCCCGGGTCTTCGTCATCGGCGCCGGCGTCGCCGGGCTGTCGGCGATCGGCACGGCGTCGGGCCTCGGCGCCGTCGTCCGCGCGAACGACACGCGTCCCGAGGTTGCCGACCAGGTGGTCTCGATGGGCGGCGAGTTCGTCCCCGTCGACTACCAGGAAGAGGGCTCGGGCACCGGCGGCTACGCCAAGGTCATGAGCGAGGGCTTCCAGAAGGCCCAGCGCGAGGTCTTCGCCAAGGAGATCAAGAACGCGGACATCGTCATCACGACGGCGCTCATCCCCGGGAAGCCGGCGCCGCGCCTGATCACGGCGGCGATGGTTCAGTCCATGAAGGCCGGGAGCGTCATCGAGGACATGGCCGCCGAACAGGGCGGCAACTGCGAGCTCACCGTGCCGGGCCAGGTCGTGGAGCGGCATCATGTGACCATCATCGGGTACACCGACCTCGCGAGCCGCCTGGCCAAGCAGGCCAGCACCCTCTACGCCACGAACCTGTTCCGGCTGACCGAGGAGCTCTGCAAGGGCAAGGACGGCGCCATCAACGTCGACATGGACGA
Above is a window of Candidatus Binatia bacterium DNA encoding:
- a CDS encoding Re/Si-specific NAD(P)(+) transhydrogenase subunit alpha is translated as MPMVIGVPAETAADEKRVATVPEVVEKLIKLGFAVAVESGAGAAANFDDDAYRAAGAEVIDGAAALWAKADIVFKVRAPSVEEVGLMRVGGTLVSFIWPAQNPELMKRLADKKATVLAMDSVPRISRAQKLDALSSMANIAGYRAVIEAAHAFGRFFTGQITAAGKVPPARVFVIGAGVAGLSAIGTASGLGAVVRANDTRPEVADQVVSMGGEFVPVDYQEEGSGTGGYAKVMSEGFQKAQREVFAKEIKNADIVITTALIPGKPAPRLITAAMVQSMKAGSVIEDMAAEQGGNCELTVPGQVVERHHVTIIGYTDLASRLAKQASTLYATNLFRLTEELCKGKDGAINVDMDDEVIRGTTVIKDGAITWPPPAPKLSAAPVAAAPAAAAVAKPAESKGHGHGAAEPASPARTAILFLVAAALFWFIGAKAPAAFLPHFTVFVLACFVGYMVVWNVTPALHTPLMSVTNAISSIIAIGALVQIAPPLMSGAEGGARPATWILGLAVVSLTLVSINMFGGFAVTRRMLEMFRK